The Halorientalis sp. IM1011 genome window below encodes:
- a CDS encoding flippase-like domain-containing protein, whose translation MSPSREVSVVLPAYNEAETLEDTVEITLETLESFLPAESFEVIVAEDGCADRTPEIAERLASDDERVRHFHSDERLGRGKALEAAFRASEGETLVYFDTDLATDMRHLEELVERVRSDEFDVATGSRWVPGADADRPAKRGIPSKGYNRLVRLFLRSDLLDHQCGFKAFDREALLSLLDDVEDEHWFWDTEVLVRAQRAGYRVAEFPVEWTPQGDSKVDLVRDVFGMGSQILRTWWQVSVSPRLTRRVSMTAGSVLVFVALALMLVYLEPAAVLDAITGADPALVALSGVVYLLSWPLRGLRYRDILSRLDYDGDTWFLTGAIFISQTGNLVFPARAGDAVRAYVVKARRSIPYPTGFASLAVERVFDLLSITVLGGTVLLGLVATGGTDEVVAAIAADVGTITIGGETLNPAAAAETAMGVAAGVGLVAILAVVVIVVNARRDTNLVRRGVRAISNDSYAEYVAGVIERFVGDVERVISDRGAFLRVGVGSLAIWTLDVVTALIVFAAFGIPVTPYLTAVAFFAVSVGNLAKILPLSPGGIGLYEGAFTIIVVGLTAVPELTALVALGIAIVDHAVKNLITVAGGLVSMAWLNVSLTTAVAETEGETGASAAETGDEAA comes from the coding sequence ATGAGTCCGAGCCGGGAGGTGAGCGTCGTCCTCCCCGCCTACAACGAGGCGGAGACACTGGAGGACACGGTCGAGATTACCCTCGAGACGCTCGAATCCTTTCTCCCAGCCGAGTCCTTCGAGGTGATCGTCGCCGAGGACGGCTGTGCGGACCGGACGCCCGAGATCGCCGAGCGACTAGCCAGCGACGACGAGCGCGTCCGCCACTTCCACAGCGACGAGCGCCTCGGTCGTGGGAAGGCCCTCGAAGCGGCCTTCCGTGCCAGCGAGGGTGAGACGCTCGTCTACTTCGACACCGACCTCGCGACGGACATGCGCCACCTCGAAGAACTGGTCGAGCGCGTCCGATCCGACGAGTTCGACGTGGCGACCGGGTCGCGGTGGGTCCCCGGGGCCGACGCCGACCGGCCCGCCAAGCGGGGCATCCCTTCGAAGGGGTACAACCGGCTGGTTCGCCTGTTCCTGCGGTCGGATCTGCTCGATCACCAGTGCGGGTTCAAGGCCTTCGACCGCGAGGCCCTGCTTTCCCTGCTGGACGACGTGGAGGACGAACACTGGTTCTGGGACACCGAAGTACTCGTCCGGGCCCAGCGAGCGGGCTACCGCGTCGCGGAGTTTCCCGTCGAGTGGACGCCACAGGGCGACTCGAAGGTCGACCTCGTACGGGACGTGTTCGGAATGGGCAGTCAGATACTCCGGACGTGGTGGCAGGTGTCGGTGAGCCCCCGCCTGACGCGGCGGGTGAGCATGACCGCCGGGTCGGTGCTCGTATTCGTCGCGCTGGCGCTGATGCTGGTCTATCTGGAGCCCGCGGCGGTGCTGGATGCGATCACGGGGGCCGATCCGGCGCTGGTCGCCCTCTCGGGGGTGGTCTATCTCCTCTCGTGGCCGCTCCGCGGCCTGCGCTACCGGGATATCCTGTCGCGGCTGGACTACGACGGTGACACGTGGTTCCTGACGGGGGCGATATTCATCAGTCAGACCGGCAACCTCGTGTTCCCGGCGCGGGCCGGCGACGCGGTGCGGGCTTACGTCGTGAAGGCTCGCCGGTCGATTCCCTACCCCACCGGGTTCGCGTCGCTGGCCGTCGAGCGCGTGTTCGACCTGCTGTCGATCACGGTACTCGGGGGGACCGTCCTCCTCGGCCTCGTGGCGACCGGCGGGACCGACGAGGTGGTCGCGGCCATCGCCGCGGACGTGGGGACGATCACCATCGGCGGCGAGACGCTGAACCCTGCGGCAGCGGCCGAGACCGCGATGGGTGTTGCGGCCGGCGTCGGACTGGTCGCCATCCTCGCGGTGGTAGTCATCGTCGTCAACGCTCGCCGGGACACCAACCTCGTGCGGCGGGGGGTCCGCGCCATCAGCAACGACTCCTACGCCGAGTACGTCGCGGGCGTGATCGAGCGGTTCGTCGGCGACGTCGAACGGGTGATCAGCGACCGCGGGGCCTTCCTCCGGGTCGGTGTCGGGAGCCTCGCCATCTGGACGCTGGACGTGGTGACCGCGCTGATCGTGTTCGCGGCCTTCGGCATCCCGGTGACGCCGTATCTGACCGCGGTCGCGTTCTTCGCCGTCTCCGTCGGGAACCTCGCGAAAATCCTGCCGCTCTCGCCCGGCGGGATCGGACTGTACGAGGGGGCGTTCACCATCATCGTCGTCGGCCTGACCGCGGTCCCCGAACTCACTGCGCTGGTCGCGCTCGGCATCGCTATCGTCGACCACGCGGTCAAGAACCTGATCACCGTCGCCGGCGGACTGGTCTCGATGGCCTGGCTCAACGTCTCGCTGACCACCGCCGTCGCCGAGACCGAGGGTGAGACGGGCGCGAGCGCCGCCGAAACCGGCGACGAAGCCGCCTAG
- a CDS encoding 3-dehydroquinate synthase II, which produces MTRSVWLKADDEVGDWETRKRRITAGLEAGVDWVLVDESDVERVRELGEVNVAAFSNGDVHVMEAEEDETNADAVVVGKDGEGDGTVDLPTDFSGSADLSSLRSNGENPQGGYVRILNEDYEAFAQSVAEEAEYTLVVGEDWQIIPLENLIARIGEETDLIAGVQSADEARTAFETLELGSDGVLLDTDDPDEIRKTVEVREESQRESVDLQWAEVTAIEQTGSADRVCVDTGNLMEHDEGMLVGSMSRGLFFVHAETAESPYVASRPFRVNAGAVHAYVRTPDGGTKYLSELRSGDEVQVVDTNGNTREAIVGRVKIEKRPMFRVQAETAEGDRIETLLQNAETIKVATKDGRKAVTDLEAGDELKVFYEDTARHFGEAVDESIIEK; this is translated from the coding sequence ATGACACGCTCCGTCTGGCTGAAAGCCGACGACGAAGTCGGCGACTGGGAGACACGCAAACGACGTATCACCGCCGGTCTGGAGGCCGGCGTCGACTGGGTACTGGTCGACGAGTCCGACGTGGAACGCGTCCGCGAACTCGGCGAAGTGAACGTCGCCGCCTTCTCGAACGGCGACGTACACGTCATGGAAGCCGAGGAAGACGAGACGAACGCCGACGCTGTCGTCGTGGGCAAGGACGGTGAGGGCGACGGGACCGTCGATTTGCCGACCGACTTCTCCGGCTCCGCCGATCTCTCCTCACTGCGATCCAACGGCGAGAATCCCCAGGGTGGCTACGTCCGCATCCTGAACGAGGACTACGAGGCCTTCGCACAGTCGGTGGCGGAGGAGGCGGAGTACACCCTCGTCGTGGGCGAGGACTGGCAGATCATCCCCCTGGAGAACCTCATCGCCCGCATCGGCGAGGAGACGGATCTGATCGCCGGCGTCCAGTCCGCCGACGAAGCCCGCACCGCCTTCGAGACGCTGGAACTCGGATCGGACGGCGTCCTGCTGGACACCGACGATCCCGACGAGATCCGGAAAACGGTCGAGGTCCGCGAGGAGAGCCAGCGCGAGTCCGTCGACCTGCAGTGGGCCGAGGTCACGGCCATCGAACAGACCGGCTCCGCCGACCGGGTCTGTGTCGACACGGGCAACCTGATGGAACACGACGAGGGGATGCTCGTCGGGTCGATGTCGCGTGGTCTCTTCTTCGTCCACGCCGAGACGGCCGAATCGCCCTACGTGGCGTCCCGACCCTTCCGGGTCAACGCCGGCGCGGTCCACGCTTACGTCCGCACGCCCGACGGTGGGACGAAGTACCTCTCGGAACTGCGAAGCGGCGACGAGGTACAGGTCGTCGACACGAACGGCAACACCCGCGAGGCCATCGTCGGCCGCGTGAAGATCGAGAAGCGTCCGATGTTCCGGGTGCAGGCCGAAACCGCCGAGGGCGACCGGATCGAGACGCTCCTCCAGAACGCAGAGACGATCAAAGTCGCCACGAAAGACGGCCGGAAAGCCGTCACGGACCTCGAAGCCGGCGACGAACTGAAGGTGTTCTACGAGGACACCGCACGGCACTTCGGCGAGGCTGTCGACGAGAGCATCATCGAAAAGTAA
- a CDS encoding type I 3-dehydroquinate dehydratase — MDFESFVLAAATADLGDEPAARDAADAVEFRMDLADDPLAALDDYDGELPLIATNRADFEGGEADADDARLDALRTAAEHPTVEAVDVELQTASEGDGEGVIDHARDHGASAIVSTHDFAKTPEPPKLRQLLDRACEYGDVGKLAVTAHSPDDVLELLAATRASVAGGDRVATMAMGEPGRHSRAVAPLYGSKIGYAPVDPADATAPGQYDLATLRRLVSELRSESTEE, encoded by the coding sequence ATGGACTTCGAGTCGTTCGTGCTGGCGGCGGCCACGGCGGACCTCGGGGACGAGCCGGCCGCCCGCGATGCCGCCGACGCCGTCGAGTTCCGGATGGATCTGGCCGACGACCCGCTCGCCGCACTCGACGATTACGACGGGGAGTTGCCGCTGATCGCGACCAATCGGGCCGACTTCGAGGGCGGCGAGGCCGACGCCGACGACGCCCGCCTGGACGCGCTCCGGACCGCCGCCGAACACCCGACGGTCGAGGCCGTCGACGTGGAACTGCAGACCGCCTCGGAGGGCGACGGCGAGGGCGTGATCGACCACGCACGCGACCACGGCGCGTCCGCGATCGTCTCCACCCACGACTTCGCCAAGACCCCCGAACCGCCGAAGTTGCGGCAGTTGCTCGACCGGGCCTGCGAGTACGGCGACGTGGGGAAACTGGCAGTGACCGCCCACTCGCCCGACGACGTGCTCGAACTGCTGGCCGCGACCCGCGCATCGGTCGCCGGCGGCGACCGCGTCGCGACGATGGCGATGGGCGAACCCGGCCGTCACTCCCGGGCCGTCGCGCCCCTCTACGGTTCGAAGATCGGCTACGCACCCGTCGACCCGGCCGACGCGACCGCACCCGGGCAGTACGACCTCGCGACGCTGCGCCGACTCGTCTCCGAGTTGCGTTCCGAGTCGACCGAGGAGTGA
- a CDS encoding site-specific DNA-methyltransferase — protein sequence METEHRVVLDDARTLSAVDDDAVDLVVTSPPYPLVEQWDDLFSDLDPAVGEALAAGDGDRAFRSMHDALDAVWAELERVLAPGGIACINVGDATRTVDGEFQLWPNHTEIVARMRDRGFSCLPEILWRKPTNSPSKFMGSGTLPPNAYPTLEHEHLLLFRNGDLREFPPGDDDRYESAFFWEERNEWFSDTWEILGEDQRLAAGDGARERSAAYPLEIPLRLIRMFSTYGDTVLDPFLGTGTTTVAAMVAGRDSVGYELDPAFAEAIGESVERVPDLSERLVADRLDAHREFVERRRAEGDPPGYEAENYEFPVTTKNERRIQLYTVADVARTGTAEGHRYRAMHEPY from the coding sequence ATGGAGACCGAGCACAGGGTCGTCCTCGACGACGCGCGCACGCTGTCTGCCGTCGACGACGACGCTGTCGACCTCGTCGTGACTTCACCTCCCTACCCGCTGGTCGAGCAGTGGGACGACCTCTTTTCGGATCTCGACCCCGCGGTCGGCGAAGCGCTCGCCGCAGGCGACGGCGACCGCGCCTTCCGGTCGATGCACGACGCCCTCGATGCCGTCTGGGCCGAACTCGAACGCGTGCTCGCACCGGGCGGGATCGCCTGCATCAACGTCGGTGACGCCACTCGCACCGTGGACGGCGAGTTTCAGCTCTGGCCCAACCACACCGAGATCGTCGCCCGCATGCGCGACCGGGGCTTCTCCTGTCTGCCGGAGATTCTCTGGCGCAAACCCACCAACAGCCCGAGCAAGTTCATGGGTTCGGGCACCCTCCCCCCCAACGCGTACCCCACGCTGGAACACGAACACCTCCTCCTGTTCCGGAACGGCGACCTCAGGGAGTTTCCCCCCGGCGACGACGACAGGTACGAGAGCGCCTTCTTCTGGGAAGAGCGCAACGAGTGGTTCTCGGATACCTGGGAGATTCTCGGGGAAGACCAGCGGCTCGCCGCCGGAGACGGCGCGCGCGAGCGGTCGGCCGCCTACCCCCTGGAGATTCCGCTCCGCCTGATCCGGATGTTCTCGACCTACGGGGACACCGTTCTCGACCCGTTCCTCGGAACGGGAACCACGACCGTCGCCGCGATGGTCGCCGGCCGGGACTCCGTGGGCTACGAACTCGATCCGGCCTTCGCCGAGGCCATCGGCGAGAGTGTCGAGCGGGTCCCCGACCTCTCGGAGCGACTCGTCGCCGACCGACTCGACGCCCACCGCGAGTTCGTCGAGCGACGCCGCGCCGAGGGTGACCCACCGGGGTACGAGGCAGAGAACTACGAGTTCCCGGTGACGACGAAGAACGAACGCCGAATTCAGCTCTACACCGTCGCCGACGTGGCGCGGACTGGGACGGCCGAAGGCCACCGCTATCGAGCGATGCACGAACCGTACTGA
- the yjjX gene encoding inosine/xanthosine triphosphatase: protein MRVAVGSENPVKVAATERALPDASAEPVDVASGVPEQPCGRDQTITGARNRAAAALEATGAELGVGIEGGVAHVEATEGLFLIMWAAVTDGDRWGVGGGPSLRLPAPVAARVEDGDELGPVMDDLLDTENVAERQGAAGVLTGERIDRESSLVHAVASAAGPFVTDRY, encoded by the coding sequence ATGCGCGTCGCAGTCGGCAGCGAGAATCCGGTGAAGGTGGCCGCGACCGAGCGGGCGCTCCCCGACGCCTCCGCCGAACCCGTCGACGTGGCGTCGGGCGTCCCCGAACAGCCCTGCGGGCGCGACCAGACGATCACCGGCGCGCGGAACCGCGCCGCGGCCGCACTGGAAGCGACGGGGGCGGAGCTTGGGGTCGGCATCGAGGGCGGCGTCGCACACGTCGAGGCCACCGAGGGGCTCTTCCTGATCATGTGGGCCGCCGTCACCGACGGAGATCGGTGGGGTGTCGGCGGCGGTCCGAGCCTCCGACTGCCCGCACCTGTCGCGGCCCGCGTCGAGGACGGCGACGAACTCGGGCCGGTGATGGACGACCTGCTCGACACCGAGAACGTGGCCGAGCGACAGGGTGCGGCAGGGGTGCTCACCGGCGAACGGATCGACCGCGAGTCGTCGCTGGTCCACGCCGTGGCGAGCGCGGCCGGCCCGTTCGTCACGGATCGGTACTAG
- a CDS encoding transcription initiation factor IIB family protein: protein MSENTRARTRTTDEKTAEETDEEEEVDCPECGGHLVMDNEHGETVCEDCGLVVEEDEIDRGPEWRAFDASEKDEKSRVGAPTTNMMHDKGLSTNIDWRDKDAYGNSLGSRQRQKMQRLRKWNERFRTRDSKERNLKQALGEIDRMASALGLPENVRETASVIYRRALDEDLLPGRSIEGVSTASVYAAARQAGVPRSLDEITDVSRVEKSEIARTYRYVVRELGLEVKPADPESYVPRFASSLELSDEAEHRARQLLQNAKEQGVHSGKSPVGLAAAAVYAAALLTNEKTTQAAVSEVADISEVTIRNRYHELLEAEQDLPMA, encoded by the coding sequence ATGAGCGAGAACACGAGAGCGCGAACGCGCACGACCGACGAGAAGACAGCAGAGGAGACCGACGAGGAAGAAGAAGTAGACTGCCCGGAGTGCGGTGGGCACCTCGTCATGGACAACGAACACGGTGAGACGGTCTGTGAAGACTGCGGACTGGTCGTCGAAGAAGACGAGATCGACCGCGGGCCGGAGTGGCGCGCGTTCGACGCCAGCGAGAAGGACGAGAAATCCCGTGTCGGAGCCCCGACCACGAACATGATGCACGACAAGGGGCTCTCGACCAACATCGACTGGCGCGACAAGGACGCCTACGGTAACTCGCTGGGCAGCCGCCAGCGCCAGAAGATGCAGCGCCTCCGGAAGTGGAACGAGCGGTTCCGGACCCGGGACTCCAAGGAGCGCAACCTCAAGCAGGCACTCGGCGAGATCGACCGCATGGCCTCCGCGCTCGGCCTCCCCGAGAACGTCCGCGAAACGGCGTCGGTCATCTACCGTCGGGCACTCGACGAGGACCTCCTGCCCGGCCGTTCCATCGAGGGCGTCTCGACGGCCTCGGTCTACGCCGCGGCCCGACAGGCCGGCGTCCCGCGCAGTCTCGACGAGATCACCGACGTTTCGCGGGTCGAGAAGAGCGAGATCGCTCGCACCTACCGCTACGTCGTGCGCGAACTCGGGCTGGAAGTCAAGCCCGCCGACCCCGAGAGCTACGTGCCCCGCTTCGCCTCGTCGCTCGAACTCTCCGACGAGGCCGAACACCGCGCCCGCCAGCTCCTCCAGAACGCCAAGGAACAGGGCGTCCACTCCGGGAAGTCCCCGGTCGGACTCGCCGCCGCAGCCGTCTACGCGGCTGCCCTGCTGACCAACGAGAAGACCACGCAGGCCGCCGTGAGCGAGGTCGCGGACATCTCCGAGGTCACCATCCGTAACCGCTACCACGAACTGCTGGAGGCCGAGCAGGACCTCCCGATGGCCTGA
- a CDS encoding zinc ribbon domain-containing protein — protein MVASARKRPLLAAVLGLVYPGLGHVYLREWARALLWFGLIVLTGSLMIPDSVYPATLTVESLMQMSRAMPLDAVIALSAVTGMNMVDAYVLASRNNEAHERVAEGTQCPNCGRDVDPDLEFCHWCTTDLDAGDEN, from the coding sequence GTGGTAGCAAGCGCACGCAAGCGGCCGCTACTCGCCGCCGTGCTGGGACTCGTCTATCCCGGACTCGGGCACGTCTACCTGCGGGAGTGGGCGCGTGCGTTGCTGTGGTTCGGCCTCATCGTTCTGACCGGGTCGCTCATGATCCCCGACAGCGTCTACCCGGCGACGCTGACCGTCGAGTCACTGATGCAGATGTCCCGCGCGATGCCGCTGGACGCGGTGATCGCCCTCTCGGCCGTCACGGGCATGAACATGGTCGACGCCTACGTGCTCGCCTCCCGGAACAACGAGGCCCACGAGCGCGTCGCCGAGGGGACGCAGTGTCCCAACTGCGGACGGGACGTCGACCCCGACCTGGAGTTCTGTCACTGGTGTACGACGGACCTCGACGCCGGGGACGAAAACTGA
- a CDS encoding condensation domain-containing protein, which yields MSTTVPFSMIEESVHHIEHEFQPWNIQAELETTVTVDVDRLGEAAATACAVHPIAGARKRPSDLSDTRFEWSIPDDEYAVEVGEINGEGRDLEEIQNQLYYRRFDLTEQPPFRLLVVRGAGIDGGDRLLVSMNHVAADGVGTLRIAQAICEAYRGDEPMQDSVSFQESRTMLDDLRPKSLDDGLNVVDSATRHLQNVVDSPTRIAKVGGTDEDGWRFSRRKLDADLTARLIGDRPDGVSVNDVLQAALHMAIEEWNADHGKSARKISVMMPVNLRPDDWFYQVAGMYSMFESVETRSRDRTDHMTAAREIGEQTEELTERDRAAALYKMLEMLPPGTPVELKRQLPRLLRGPGRRLLDTAMLSNLGRIPAMPSLEPDAEERPWFSPPAWRGTPVAIGVATFQGEVNLSFRYLRSQFSQQAGEEFADYVVDHVEQAIE from the coding sequence GTGAGCACGACAGTGCCGTTCTCGATGATCGAGGAGTCGGTCCATCACATCGAACACGAGTTCCAGCCCTGGAACATCCAGGCGGAACTGGAGACGACGGTCACGGTGGACGTGGATAGACTCGGCGAGGCCGCGGCGACGGCCTGTGCGGTCCATCCGATCGCCGGGGCGCGAAAGCGGCCGAGCGACCTCTCCGATACCCGCTTCGAGTGGTCGATTCCCGACGACGAGTACGCGGTCGAGGTCGGCGAGATAAACGGCGAAGGCCGGGACTTGGAGGAGATCCAGAACCAGCTCTACTACCGGCGGTTCGACCTCACCGAGCAGCCGCCGTTCCGACTCCTGGTCGTTCGAGGGGCAGGGATCGACGGCGGCGACCGGTTGCTCGTGAGCATGAACCACGTCGCCGCAGACGGGGTCGGAACGCTGCGCATCGCACAGGCCATCTGTGAGGCCTACCGCGGTGACGAGCCGATGCAGGACTCAGTGAGCTTTCAGGAGTCCAGAACGATGCTCGACGACCTGCGGCCCAAGTCGCTGGACGACGGGCTGAACGTGGTCGATTCGGCGACGCGACACCTCCAGAACGTGGTCGACTCGCCGACCCGCATCGCGAAAGTCGGAGGCACCGACGAGGACGGCTGGCGGTTCTCCCGGCGGAAACTCGACGCCGACCTGACGGCGCGGCTGATCGGCGACCGACCCGACGGCGTGTCCGTCAACGACGTGTTGCAGGCGGCCCTGCACATGGCCATCGAGGAGTGGAACGCGGACCACGGCAAATCGGCGCGGAAGATCAGCGTCATGATGCCGGTCAACCTCCGACCCGACGACTGGTTCTACCAGGTGGCGGGGATGTACTCGATGTTCGAGAGCGTCGAGACCCGCTCACGCGACCGGACCGACCACATGACGGCGGCCCGGGAGATCGGCGAGCAGACCGAGGAGCTCACCGAGCGCGACCGGGCGGCCGCACTCTACAAGATGCTGGAGATGTTGCCGCCGGGGACGCCGGTGGAGCTGAAACGCCAGCTTCCCCGTCTGCTCCGTGGCCCCGGTCGCCGCCTGCTCGACACCGCGATGCTGTCGAACCTCGGGCGGATTCCCGCGATGCCCTCGCTGGAACCGGACGCCGAGGAACGGCCGTGGTTCTCTCCCCCGGCCTGGCGGGGGACGCCGGTCGCTATCGGCGTCGCCACATTCCAGGGCGAGGTCAACCTCTCCTTCCGGTACCTGCGCAGCCAGTTCAGCCAGCAGGCCGGCGAGGAGTTCGCCGACTACGTCGTCGACCACGTCGAGCAGGCTATCGAGTGA
- a CDS encoding aldehyde dehydrogenase family protein, with translation MAQTPQTERSEPELSADADWNCLFVDGTWHGPGDRDTISVEDPSTREEWTKVPAGTVEDVDEAYAAATRAQERWAEKGPDQRAEVVQTVYALIDEYEDELTELLVAESGSAGLKSNVELQTAAGDVAEAATYPSRAGGDIRESTIQGKENLVKREPAGVVAVIPPWNFPFHLSIRAVAPAVALGNGVVIKPASDTPVTSGLAIAKLFELAGAPPGLVNCVPGKGSEIGDRVAGHPDVDVVAFTGSTEVGRHVAKQAVDSLAFPAMELGGNGPNVVLEDADLDNALSGSAFGTFSHQGQVCISINRHLVHESIYDEFVAGMVEKAEMIPTGNAHDGSTIVGPIINESQRDQILEFVEETVEQGATLETGGETVELDGTEDSLVVQPTVLSDVTNDMTAACNEHFGPVAPIVPFSDDEEAIELANDTEYGLAASVWSGDRNRAEDVADAIDAGMVHINDQPINEEPNVPFGGMKSSGIGRFHGDAIMRELTETKWISVQREQRQFPM, from the coding sequence ATGGCACAGACACCCCAGACCGAGCGATCCGAGCCGGAGCTATCAGCAGATGCGGACTGGAACTGCCTGTTCGTCGACGGAACCTGGCACGGGCCGGGCGACCGCGACACCATCTCGGTGGAGGACCCCTCCACACGCGAGGAGTGGACGAAAGTACCGGCCGGGACCGTCGAGGACGTGGACGAAGCCTACGCAGCGGCGACCCGCGCCCAGGAGCGCTGGGCGGAGAAGGGACCGGACCAGCGGGCCGAGGTCGTCCAGACCGTCTACGCGCTGATCGACGAGTACGAAGACGAACTCACCGAGTTGCTCGTCGCCGAATCGGGCAGCGCCGGGCTCAAGAGCAACGTCGAACTCCAGACCGCGGCCGGCGACGTCGCGGAAGCGGCGACCTACCCCTCGCGGGCCGGCGGCGACATTCGTGAGTCGACCATCCAGGGCAAGGAGAACCTCGTCAAGCGTGAGCCGGCGGGCGTCGTCGCCGTCATCCCGCCGTGGAACTTCCCGTTCCACCTGTCGATCCGCGCGGTCGCACCCGCGGTCGCACTGGGCAACGGCGTCGTGATCAAACCGGCCTCGGACACGCCCGTGACGAGCGGGCTCGCTATCGCGAAGCTGTTCGAGCTAGCCGGCGCGCCGCCCGGACTGGTCAACTGCGTCCCCGGGAAGGGCTCGGAGATCGGCGACCGGGTGGCCGGCCACCCCGACGTGGACGTGGTCGCGTTCACCGGCTCCACCGAGGTCGGCCGCCACGTCGCCAAACAGGCCGTCGACTCGCTTGCCTTCCCCGCGATGGAACTGGGTGGGAACGGCCCCAACGTGGTCCTCGAAGATGCGGATCTGGACAACGCGCTCTCTGGCAGCGCCTTCGGTACGTTCTCCCACCAGGGCCAGGTCTGTATCTCGATCAACCGCCACCTCGTCCACGAGTCTATCTACGACGAGTTCGTCGCGGGGATGGTCGAGAAAGCCGAGATGATCCCGACGGGCAACGCCCACGACGGATCGACCATCGTCGGCCCGATCATCAACGAGAGCCAGCGCGACCAGATCCTCGAGTTCGTCGAGGAGACCGTCGAGCAGGGCGCGACCCTCGAAACGGGCGGCGAGACGGTCGAACTCGACGGCACCGAGGACTCGCTGGTCGTCCAGCCGACGGTGCTGTCGGACGTGACGAACGACATGACCGCGGCCTGTAACGAGCACTTCGGTCCGGTCGCGCCCATCGTCCCCTTCTCGGACGACGAAGAGGCCATCGAACTGGCCAACGACACCGAGTACGGGCTGGCGGCCTCGGTCTGGTCCGGCGACCGCAACCGTGCCGAGGACGTGGCCGACGCCATCGACGCGGGGATGGTCCACATCAACGATCAGCCGATCAACGAGGAGCCAAACGTCCCCTTCGGCGGGATGAAATCCTCCGGCATCGGTCGGTTCCACGGCGACGCGATCATGCGCGAGTTGACCGAGACGAAGTGGATCTCGGTCCAGCGCGAGCAGCGCCAGTTCCCGATGTGA
- a CDS encoding calcium/sodium antiporter, which produces MASLSVALAMFVGGLAVLLWSADVFTDAAQKIGLALGLSPFVIGMTVVAVGTSLPELVAAVLAVLRDEPGIVVGNVVGSNVSNVFLVLGITAVVGRDLRVERDLMQVDLPLFAASAAFLVLAVWSSPFSRIEGVLALGALAVYIHFTIAERDVSVPEIVEEVEEVESDIEESPIGVVTYAAFAGSLVLVVGSASVLVDSVVALSEALAVEPAVIAVTALSIGTVLPELTVSTMAARRGDTAVAVGAILGSNVVNAFGVTGVASLVGPLTVPSTIRSYGLPAMALATVLYLFVTQDRQVTRWEGATLVLLYLLFLVNLFAIT; this is translated from the coding sequence ATGGCGAGTCTGTCGGTCGCGCTGGCGATGTTCGTCGGTGGACTTGCGGTACTGCTGTGGTCAGCCGACGTGTTCACGGACGCCGCACAGAAGATCGGTCTGGCGCTCGGGCTCTCGCCGTTCGTCATCGGGATGACCGTCGTGGCAGTCGGGACCTCGCTGCCGGAACTCGTCGCGGCCGTCCTCGCGGTGTTGCGGGACGAACCGGGGATCGTCGTCGGCAACGTCGTCGGGTCGAACGTCTCGAACGTCTTCCTCGTGCTCGGCATCACCGCGGTCGTCGGCCGTGATCTGCGCGTCGAGCGCGACCTGATGCAGGTGGATCTCCCGCTGTTCGCGGCCTCGGCCGCCTTCCTCGTGCTCGCCGTCTGGTCGAGCCCCTTTTCCCGGATCGAGGGCGTCCTCGCGCTCGGGGCGCTCGCGGTGTACATCCACTTCACGATCGCCGAGCGTGACGTCTCCGTCCCCGAGATCGTCGAGGAGGTCGAAGAGGTCGAATCCGACATCGAGGAGTCGCCGATCGGCGTGGTGACCTACGCGGCCTTCGCCGGGAGCCTCGTGCTGGTCGTCGGCTCGGCGTCGGTACTGGTCGATTCCGTCGTCGCCCTGTCGGAAGCGCTGGCGGTCGAACCCGCCGTGATCGCCGTCACCGCACTCTCGATCGGGACGGTCCTGCCGGAACTGACCGTCAGCACGATGGCTGCCCGACGGGGCGACACCGCGGTCGCCGTCGGGGCGATCCTCGGCTCGAACGTCGTCAACGCCTTCGGCGTCACCGGCGTCGCGTCGCTGGTCGGCCCGCTCACGGTCCCGTCCACGATTCGCAGCTACGGGCTGCCGGCGATGGCACTGGCGACCGTGCTGTACCTGTTCGTAACGCAGGATCGACAGGTCACCCGCTGGGAAGGGGCGACGCTGGTGCTGTTGTACCTGCTCTTTCTGGTAAATCTGTTCGCCATCACCTGA